atatttctttctgatttggatgccataaggaaaaaaacgtaagtgcaatatgcaaaaattgtttgtgaatttttttggagtggtttttggaacagtgaataatttcttacgaaatttgagaatttaatgtgaaatccaaatgaaattatgtgttcgtggaaaaacaattttttttcgttttttttttttttgaaaaatataaatggataatggttaaaaaagctccaatgcttaaggggttacgccactctagctactgtaaaaaagcagttttttaaggatttttttacattgaaagaaaggtgccaggaaaaaactttttaagtatattattaagcatgtatttaagtgtaattacaaatatttttattgaaaaatattacaaaatggcgcctttggagtgaatctctgaacgcgccctgcgaaaaaggcacttcacggcaagcagtacaactgacgtaaatgtccacctaaaccaaattaaaaacattcttctcaatcgacgtgagtatagctgtagaaatacgtacgggattttagaaatattgaaatttgtgtattttgcagatgtttgaagtcaaaagtagaatttttcgtctaaaatggaaccgttaattgtttataaaaatttttctaattaattaataaaaaaatccgtacgtatttcagtgcggaataatgttctaaagatccttgtacaattacaagtgaaaatattaaaaattgtttgtgttatgctgcttgccgttttgaaaaatcacgttttgagataaacacgctttaaatttgaatagtcggttcagagacgtcagaggcgctcgcgcaaaagtgcgaaatattagagataaacatttttttcacgcataggactttttgttttatattctaaagagtttaaagcatcttttaagcaaaaaaaaaaaatttcgatattttgaaaatcctagagtggcctaaccccttaataaaacatataaattgaaacgaaaaattcatggatgatcaggaaaaaagacgattgcgttgatttgaaatttaaaaacaatcttcttttttcctgattttcaatttatattttatatttacttaaaaacaaatagaaaaacaaaaaatattgtttatgccaaagcgcttgaataaagaataaagaaataaataatatgaaatcatatattttctgttctaaaccatatctattctattttagtgtgcccagcgaagggggccgggtttgctagtattcaataaaatgtaaagtTACCACCATTAACTACAATGGCCTCAAATCTTCAAGCCATACTTcgtgttaatttctgcgcatATTGTGGAAGTAATCGGCTCAAAATCAccttatttactttaataaCTGTTTGACcgttcatatttgttttcctttgaccTTTTGCTGTGCaggccaatccaacatttcaatcccacTATTATGTTTCCAATCTATACGGCTTCTACTCGTGGAATCCTTGTCTTcttgtaaaatttaatgttggctagttcttccaaacatcttcACAGCTGATGATaaattggtaaattttattcgtTAAAACTGCATTCACGTTGACGGTATTAAACATGAGccttaactggatgcttaaaagttcgttgaagttgtcgattaaCAGCAGTACACCAAAAGAAAGATTTATCCGCGGATATTACGTTTGTCCAATTACATTCTGGAATTGCATTAGCCCACGCAAgtcttttttcaatgtgtggTGAAGAAAGCAGCGGTTTATCAATGGGCTTCCgaatttgaggtcttctgcacGTTAACGTTCCCGAATCGTGTGATTCGATACATTACATAACTTTCCTTgaaactgcttcagcttcaccaacgataagttcggctctgtcacaaaaaaatcaattatcttCTATTAATGCTTTCAGATGTACATATTCTTTTTGGGTCGCGTCCGAGGAAGTggtcaacgtttttaacttcggcATAGCGTTGCAACCATTTTTGCTGCAGATATCGATAACATTTTTGGACCTTAGGGTATATATATAGGACCACTGCTTCAAATGCcaaactcattttgtaaaaagttagcTTActgtttgaacacacctcgtatatattcTTATTTATATACACTTTCTATATcgcaaatttaactttagtagCCACTTATTGAAtttactaaatactaaataatttattatcaaaTAATTGATCAGTAATTGCATAGTTTTACGctaataaataacttttcgCACTTTACTTAGCTTGGCTCGACATAAATGATTGTGAGAAGTGATACAAAGGCATTTTAGTTAGTATAGCCGCCGTCAATCGTCTTTCACTGAGTAGGACAGAATTGTCCGTTAAGCTTACATTGCACAAGTGTTTATGTTGATGAATATgtggtatacatatataaataacgTCATAAATCATGCAATGATTGATAGAATATGTAATTctttaaaatcttaaaattaaaaatttcgaataatttttttttttttaattttctcgaaACTCTTTGCATGCAAGTGGCTACCGCGCCGGCGAGTTTACCGGTACTTACATCGGTTGACCCTGTTTTCAATATTTACCGTGGAAATAAGTCGAAGAATATAGAAGTATTTTTTCTAAGGTAATGGAAAGCACCTTAGTTCAAAAAGCGTGTCATTAAAAACCCTCTGCGGTGCGAAGGTTGCATGGAATCGTAGAACAAGAGCAAGGGTGCActaaaatttctggaaaaaactCGTTTAACCATTCGAACCCAaccattttttgtatgtatgttatgcGCTTACATGGAGTAGGTATAGGACCTAACGATTATTCATAAAACTGGAACTATTTGCATAAGGACATTTATTACTATcttaattttatagcaaaaaacgaaaaacacgTTGAGAACTTTTCATTTCGACATCTATAAAATTGCGCCAATATAAGTTGCGCTCTTTTCACCGGAATTctagaatatattatatttttagacttttataaaaatagtttgGTAAAATATTAAGGTTTAGATGAGCAAgaccgctttaaaaaatttgagttttttatatatagataagaataatatttagaaatatttttttccgtaaATTCACCGCAGATGGTAGAAGATTTGTACTTAAAAggtctgcataaaaatgtttcaaatttgtATCAATGGGATTAAAGTAATGATTGTACTATTATACGTTTTCGATAAAATCTTGTAAAAAGAATAATCGGGCATATAGCACACCCACCTGCGACGAAATTACAggttgaaaaatgtgttttaccttcaaaaccaaaaaccagactatatatatCGGTGTGGTTTTAACGTACTCATTtcgaatttcaacaaaaaaaaacacctcaggttttcgagatattccgGCTTAGAGTGTAAAATATATGATCTTTGCTTATGTAACATCTGggagattttattttaaatattgtcaCAGCATTTCAAAATACATCTTTCACCCGTTTCGATACTTAAAACATTCTTTATTTGTCTCTGTTACGAGTATATTGCGAATTTACGCCTTTGTGACGATATTCTGCTTTATATCTTTTTCTGTATTTTGTATTCTGTATAGTGAGGATCAAAAGTTAATAACTCCGGATGTTTAAGAGCTGCACATGCTCGAAATGGGCTTAGAGGAGGAAGATTTTTTGCTCGGAAACACTGGTATggccctaaaaaattaaatatttcataacGCTACATAATTTCATAACGCTCCTTAATTTCACGTACCTACTATAGCCAGAGATCCTAATACTATTTTTGAGAATCGTGTTTTGTATCTCGAAATCTTTTGCAAAAGTATAGTCTGCTTCCCGATTAAAAGATTTTGCAAGGCAGTATTATTTGCTACTTGAGAGCTTCTGGCACTTCTAGGATGAAAGGTTATTCACGGACCAAGGCTCTAACATATGTCTAAATCATTATGTTATGTTTCAATTAATGGCGTAATTAACATAACTATTTAATGGGATTCGATTTTAGTATATCTTCTTAAATAGTACAAAAATTCCTATTTATGGTGACGTTtggatatttttccacaaattgagggacctacagttaactccgaacggcagaaaattttgatgaggacctttttcatggcagaaatacactcggaggtttgctattagaaaatacttttcattttgctgtttcatgcacagatATTGGAGCTCACGCACTTCTGCataatagtcacgcaccaacccattcggctacggtggccgcttaATTGGCgacctttattaaaattatgtatAATTATGCGAAATAATCCTATCTAGTAAATCGAATGGTTAGAGGCCGTAAGATCGAAAGGGTCTCAATCCATTCGCAAATGTGAATGATATGGTTTAGATTGTTTTGGATTTGACGAAATATCACGCTTTAGTTGCATGGTTTTATGCGTGCTAATCACCCGCAGTATTAAGCATATATtgcactattaattttttttgttttgttcttttattagaaactatttttattcataagtcgatatatacaaaaaaaatggtctgaataaattataaaaattgaaaattcgtaTACACTTTGAGTTAAGCACACATCTTCACGTTTCCCTCTTTTCAACCCCAATAGCCATGACCATAGTAGTAGGGCTTGCGGTAGCCCCAATAAGGGCGATAACCATAGCCACCCCAACGTTTGTAACCGTATCCACCATAGCCGCCATAACCACCATAACGGTGTCCGTAACCGCCATAGCCACCGTAACCGCCCCAGCCATAGCTGCGTGCGACTCGCTCAGCATCTCCAGCCTGTTCACCGCCTACATCCGCCACATCTAACAGACTGTTAGGCTTTACATTGCTTTTAGCAGCATGTTCTTCAACAGATATCGGCTGCAGAAGTGTGTTGGCTGCTACCTCTTCCAAGACTCTATCGGCGTGTGCACTAATTgcaaaaatcaaagcaaatataatgcaataacGCATTTTGTGGTTCACTTTCGCACTATTGTTCTGTTCGGTAGCAAGTGAAaaattttactgcattttttctAAAGGACTGGCCACTGCTTTTATAGGCTTCTGGGCACAGATGAATAGCAAGTAGCAGGTAGTTCagaattatatttgtatacataaatgAGCATTCGTAAGTAATTTTTGCTTGACTAAAACACATGCCTACagtgcacatatgtacgtatgcaatGCGAGGGAGGCATATTAGCTGCAGATTAAAAGTTGCGcaataaatttgcttttattagTAGTAAAATCGGTGATAGTGACtcttttatgaattatttataatttattgcatttgcatgtaaattaaattgaaaggcGAATGTATTACTCATTTCAAGCCTCAGCATAGCGTCATTGCgaagaacaaaatatttcaagcaatttttgttgtatatttttgaTAGAGTCAGTTAGTTATTATACTTTAATTAATCCACCTTTTATTTTAATCGGCtatccctttgcggaaatagcTCAAACCTAATTTTTGAATTACTCAGTATTAGTAGTCTTATCTAAGTGTAGCGTACTTAAGTGCTCATGAATGCTGGTGAATTATTTTGCAGTTCTGcttaacttttttgttatgCGTCAGTTTTTAACAAAACTGTAAGGCATATTCTCGATGTGTTTTATctcaatatatttacttacatgagtacactgtaaataaaataagtatttattattataaaaacctATGTaactattgtacatacatacgaggaaataaaaatatgcgttcgatattttaaaagaaatgataacaaaaaaaaaacatttatgaaaataactaaaaaaatacatataatttgatTTCGCTTGTCTTCagcgaatttttctaaaatcttttcTACCGTGGGATTAAAGATGTGCTGCCCCATTCAGCCGCTCTTGATACATCGCACTTCTGAAATATGTTTTGAGTCGACGAACTAATGCAAATGGTTTTCattatctaaaatttttatgggaatatttgccaatttatctTTTCGGCAAACCTAATTTTTGTCTTTCCTCGAACTTTATATTGTT
The sequence above is drawn from the Anastrepha obliqua isolate idAnaObli1 chromosome 4, idAnaObli1_1.0, whole genome shotgun sequence genome and encodes:
- the LOC129244217 gene encoding protein suex-1-like → MRYCIIFALIFAISAHADRVLEEVAANTLLQPISVEEHAAKSNVKPNSLLDVADVGGEQAGDAERVARSYGWGGYGGYGGYGHRYGGYGGYGGYGYKRWGGYGYRPYWGYRKPYYYGHGYWG